The Candida orthopsilosis Co 90-125, chromosome 3 draft sequence sequence atcaatttgatttagaTTCATTGAGAAACAATGGCACCACATTGCCTCAAAATGATATCTTAACCTGGCTATTTGATATTCCACAGTTTGACAACAACTCGCAAAGAGGCAACTTATATCAGCACACAATCCACAACAACGCCCCACAACCATTTGCTCCTCCTCCACCATTAGGAACTCTCGAGGACCAGCTTGTAACAGCATATGACTTTAACGTATTTCCTAACGAAAATAATCCTTTGGACGATCTATTATCGCGGCAAATTTTAATGAAAGACGACCAAATGCGTAAGCTATCGCAAGTTAGTGATAGTTTGCAAACTTATCTGAGCATCACCACCAACTCATCTCCCGCCACCACTGAAACCATCGTAGGGCAAGAAGCGCAACTACAAGATACCGAAGATACcgttgattttgatatatttgaGATTACGAATTTGCTTGGACTTAACGTTGAACAAGTACTGGAGATTTGCAATATAAAACGCTTGTCAGTATACCTCAGAAATTACTGGTCCATGTTTCATCCACAGTTTAACTTTATGCATGGGCCTTCGTTTGACTTGAAATCCCATCCGCTTCTCTTAGCATCCATGATCATCACCGGCGCACTGTGTTTTAATGGCAGTGAAACTACAGAATACTTAATAGCACAGTTATTTGCAGAAGAATTACGTTACGCTATATTCAAGCATGACgattttcttcaactgaaACCATGGGTAATACAAGCTTTGAATTTACTCGAGTTGGttgagaaaaattttctttctaggagatttcatcaaagaGGCCACGTCCATCATGGCGCTACAGTTCAACTTCTACGAAGAAGTCCCATGATGGGAGGCAACCCTTCGGCTATTAAACGAGCCACCAGTAATGGCTCGACATCTGCCGAGGAAAGCGATTCAAACGTCGAAGAAGAGGTCAATACTGACATGGACCTTTATATACGATGGGTTGAGTCTGAATCATTGCGACGAGTTACATTCATGACATTTTATTTGGATATCACCGATTACGTCAAATTCAGACATAATCCACACATTGAATTCAGTCAACTCCAATTACTAAACCTCCCGTGTGACGAGCGCCTTTGGGAATCCATAACCATTAATGGCTCATTTAAGAAATTGGCGAGACTCCAAAAAAAGTTGCAgacaaatcaaaagacTTTTTTAACCGGATTGAAGGAGCTTTTAAGAGGGCAATATCAGAGCTTGAAATCTTACCCTCTATTTACTCAAAAGATACTCTTGGCTGGGCTAGTATCTTTAATGTTTCTGCAAAGTGAAATGAATAATTCATTATTCAGAAACAACTCCAATAAATCATGGAAGGAAAACGTTATCAGCACATTTGATTCCTGTCTTGATATTGTCCTGAATCTCGACCACAGACGCTTGTACCGACCATTTGATGTCTTTTATCTCGCCAAAATCATGGCATGCGACATCAATCATTATGATCTAGCAATTTTTGCCGGTGCTCCGGCTAATCAAAGTGTCGCAGCTACAAAGAAAGACAAAAAGATTGTCGAGCGTAAGATGAAGAATGTTTGGTCACACAAAAGAAGTCTCGATTGCGTCGTTCAGAGCTACAAGTTTTTATGGGACGTTTTGTTGGGAGAGGAAAATTGGGATTCTAATAGAAGCAGCGATTGTTCTTTTACCCTCGGCCATGCCATGTTGATGTTATGGGCGTACTGTTTTGTAGTAGgtggaaaagaaagttcACGGTATCGGGAATTCCCTAAAGATGCCACTTATACTCAAATGATTGCATTCAGTGCTGAAGATGGCTATAGTTATTTGGCCAGAACTAGGGAAGAGTATTATAACGGAAGTAGTAAGTTatcatttatcaaaaacaaacaaaacatcTCAGGTTTGTGCTTTTTAGTGGGaacaaaattgagaatGAGCCATTGGGAGGTTAATCGAGAAAGTGCGAAGTTAATTTTAAATTGTGGTTTTAGATCAATCGGGAAGGAATCTGTCTTGTGTTTAGATCTCTTTGATAATTAAACAATTATGACGTGAAATCAATGCTGATTTTGCAGTATTTGAATTATTCACTCTCAAATTGGTAGctgtaattttttttcgtGTAGCGATGAGGGAGAGATGAGAATTTATACGGAGAGcatttgtaatttttcacaaatCAAGCAAAAAGAATATTAGATCACCGCAAACATGGATCTTCACCGTTGTCGTTTCGTTGACTATACGCCACATACTATAACATCACTAGCATTCTCCCAACCATCTTCACCAGAGAAGCTTGCACCGTCTGACTTGCGTTTGGCAGTGGGAAGAAGTAATGgagatattgaaatatgGAATCCGAGACATAACTGGACCCATGAGTTGACATTGGCCGGATCAAAAGGAAGGTCCATTGAAGGGTTAGTTTGGAGTTCGTCCTCGCTGAATAATGACAACGAATCTAGTAGATTGTTCTCCATTGGTGGATCGACTTATATCACTGAGTGGGACTTGAAAACTGGAAGGCCGTTGGTAAATTATGATTGTAATGCAGGTACAATCTGGTCTATTGACGTGAATTTTAAAGGTGACAAATTATCAGTGGGCTGTGATGACGGgtctgttgttgttgtcgaTATATCCGGAGGGGTGGGGTCATTAGAGTATGACATCGTATGTCAGAGGCAAGATGCAAGAGTATTGAGTATAAAATGGAATGGAGATAAACAGATTGTTGGAGGATGTGCAGACGGAAGAATTAGAGTTTGGAGCTATGACAAGAATACTAAAGGTAGAATTTTGAGTACCATGAGAGTCGACAAGTCCAAGACCGAGAGTACATTGGTGTGGACTTTGGAAGTGTTGCCAAAGCGAAATCAACTTATAAGTGGTGATTCAACCGGGCATGTCAAGGTATGGGACTTGAAGTTCTTTACGTTGATGCAAAGTTTTAAAATTCACGATGCTGATGTACTTTGTATTGTACGTGATGCCAACGAAGAACGTTTCTACTCAGCGGGTATCGATagaaaaattcatcaatatgaTTTATTGCACACGAAATCCAGCTCCAAGTGGGTTCACAGTTTTAATCGTTTATTACATTCAAATGATATTAGAGCGATGGCAATAATGGAGAGTAAGAGTTTCAAAGTTCTCGTTAGTGGAGGTGTTGAAAGAGCTATCACCATACAGCCTATTGATAGTTTTCAAGACTCAAAATACAAGAAGTTGTTGGtaaaccaacaaataaGTAATGTCTTGGTGGTTCCCGAGCAAAAGTTTGTAATTTTATGGCAAGATCAAGTTGTCAAGATatggaaaatattgaataATGGGAAGCATAAATTGATTTCGAAGTTAATCCTATCAGACGATGAGAATATCACGAGTGTTGATTTCAAGGGCAACCTGTTAGCAGTGGCCAAAATGACTTCGGTGAAGATATACGAATTGGATGAGGTTGACGCTGAGAATGATAGGTATATGATTAATAAGATCAGAGATGAGAACTTTGATTCAATGATAGCGGGATCTAAAAAAGTCAAGTATATaactgattcaaaattgctTGTCTTGACCCCGGACGAAGAATTGTACCAATTTTCCATTGACTCAGAAAATAGTCAAATTTCATTAGAagaccaaattgaattgatagAGCATGACTCGTCATCAAGCATATCATACAATGACAATGTCAAGAATTTAACCCTTACtccaaattacaaaaacaTAGTGATATCTAGATTCAATGGATCGATCGAAGTGTACCCACTTGACGGTAGGGATGCTTTCATCGTTACAAAACTATCAAGTTTATCATCCCAACCACATTTATTAACATGTCGAAATGACGACCAACTTCTAGTCTTGACAAACGAAAATAAAATACTCGAGTTCAACTTATTCAATCAGGATCAATTATTGACCGCGTGGTCTAAACGCAACAGTGAGTTTTTACCACGCCAGTTCACATCTCTTGATGACAAACCCGAAGGAATGTTTGTTAAGGATGAGAAATTGTGGGTTTATGGAACTTCATGGATATGCTACTTTGACTTGACCAGAAATATTCCTATCAGCAAATTGTACAAGAATATAAGTACAGGTAAAAAGAGAAGACGTGATGGTTTGAGTCTCGATGATGATATAGACATAAATGGTGATGTCATACAATTGGAATCGAGTTTGAAACAGAGTGAAATTGATAAGTTAAAGAGACAAATtaaggaagaagaagatggtGTGGGCGGTGAAGTTGctgatgatggtgaagatgaagatatgCATGAGAGAGAATCAAAAGTATTTTCATTGACAGAAAAGTATAGGCCAATTATGAAAGTGGTTGATTTCGGACCAAATGAgttattgattgttgagAGACCATACTTTGCATTGCCAACTACACCTGCATTCAACTTGCCAAAGTTGAGGATATAATGGAACTGTATACACAACATTATCTTATTCACTAATCTATTTTTGGAACTACTCTTGCACCTTGGAAAAATACTCTAGCAGCTGATCCGTATCCCATAAGACACTTTTGTGGATTTCCTTGATCATCTTTATCCTCACCTTTCAATCCCCATCCTTTGCCATTACCGAACCAATCGTGATATTTAGCATCGTATACTTCTTTATAGGTATTGTGAGGCTCAAAACTTTGCAAGTACATTCCATCTTTTGGATCCTTGATAAACTCGTAAAACATAATCAAGTGTCtcttgatttcatcatgAATCTGTTGTGCCAAACCTTCAGGAACATCTTTTGGGTCGACATATAACAAGTAATCGGCAAGACCTTCAATTAATAACTGGACAAAATACGACGAGTCGCGCCAATATCTTTTATCGTCAGGGAAATCACGGTCATAAAAGAATGAATTATGGTGGATTCCTGCTTTGGCCAAGTCGGTGGCTATTTGCAACCATTTCTTATCCTTGGTAATGTGATATAACTCCGATGCTGCTGATAAAGTAGCGCCAGTATTGTAACTCCATTTTACATTATCCACCTTGTCACTATCCTCACCAACACCATCTCTGATCAACTTGTCCAGTGGATCTTGCAACACTTTAATCTGCCAATCAATACACTTTGCTGCGAAATCAATATACACTTGACTTTCTTGAGGCAAGAACTTTGAGATTTGCAAACACGCCTTGGCTACCTCGGCGGTAGTACAAGCATTCAATAATTTCTTCGATATATGCCAGTGCATACCACCTTTTGTCACTGCGTTTGGGTTGTTGTTCCAGCCACCCATCAAAAATCTAACCAATTCTCTTCCTTGATCCAAAAAGTGTTTATCGCCAGTCACCTCGTACGCAGTGATGATTGCACTGGCCACTTGAGCGTCATCATCATAGTAGATGTCCTTGTCACCACCCTCGGCGGCAGAGTATCCTTTAAGACTGTTGTTCTTGTATTTCTGAAATATAGCAACCGCTGGTGCAACCAATGGCTTGAATTCATCAGGATAAATTCGAGCAGCATCAACTACTGCTTGCACACCAACAGATATGGCCCAAACGACAAATTTAGAGTCATTATAGCAACCGCtgcatttctttttggcaACAAAGGTTTTTTCATGGGAATTGTAATATTCTAACCACATGGCCCTGGTGATATGATACCCTTCCAAGTTGGgattttcaagttttggaaatgCAGACATGGTCGAAGATCAATTTGGGTGAATCGTATAAATCAAAGTGTATCTTGTGATCAGGTTAACTGGAGTTTGAGAAATCAATCGGCTTTTATATATTTGCACCTGTATAGCTGAATCAAAGTAGTGATCACTTTAGATGGGTCAACGTGATTGAAATATAAATATTAAGAAACATGGATTCCTGCATGTACGTTTTTAATTTGTTAtctatttctttttcttttgattgcggttgaaagaaagaattgCTGCGCCTGCGGTAAAAGCAAATTATGACGTATTAGTATCTCGTAAAATGAAAATTACAAATGGAATGTACAATGCAAAATACACATTTTCCCATTGAACTATAATGAAAAACTAGTTAATGAAACATATTATACAAGCGATATTAAATAGCgaattgaatatatttGAGCAGTCATAAATCCTTTTTTGTCTACTCCTTGGCATTTTCTGGTTTTCTAGCAATGTACAACATCATTGGGgtgaacaatttttgacGACCACCTTCCACTAAGTTGACTGCAGCATCTTCTAATGCATGTGTGACTTGCTTTGAACCTTTTGGTGCAATACCAACTTTTTCCATCAACCCAACAGCTTCAGTGGTGATCAATCTACCAAGTTTTGAAGTTCTGAAAACAGTGTACAAATCACCTAATGATTGGCAGTATTTCAAATCACCTGCTAATGGATAGTACCATGGAATATCGTCATCAACGTCAGCCAAGTCCTTTTCATATTCAACTTCGAACCCAACATTCTTTAAAGCTTGTTCAGCAACTTTACGACTGTACATTTTTGGAATaccatcaccaacttcGATACCATAAGCGATCTTACGATGTTCCTCGTTTGTTTCGTCGTATTTGTCAGTCATGACCCATTCATAAACACCGAAAACTCCACCTGGTTTCAAAACCTTGTAGATCTCGGAATAAACACCTTCCAAAACTGGAGCATGAACAGTAGCTTCAATAGCATAAACAGCATCAAAAGTTTCTGGTTCAAAATCCATCTGCATAAAGTCGCCTTTAACATAAGATAACTTGTCATCTAAGTTGTACTTTTTAGCATAATAATTAGCTCTTTCGATTTGGTAGtcattgttgttcaaaccaacaatttcaCAATCAGTGAATCTGGTGATTTCTCTACCAGGACCACCAACACCACATCCAACATCCAAGACTTTCATGTTTTCGTTTATGTTCATCTTATAAGCCAAGTAGTGTTCGTGTCTGGCAGTGGCTTGTCTGAAAGCTTCACCCTTGTAGTATCTAGAAAAGTGGAAGGAAGAACCCCAACCATACTCGTAAAAATCAGTAACCAAGTTGTAGTAGTGGTGAGTTAATTGAGAGTAATCACTTAATCTCTTTGTCTCATCCTCTTTGGTGACACCACCATCCCAGTGTTTAAAATATCCTTCATTGGCAACTGATGCAGCATCCTTTGACTTGGCAATCAACGCAGCCAATCCAgtctttttgaatgaatcaCCATGTAAAGCTTTGGTGAATTTTTCATCCCTATCGAAATCTTTTTCAGCTAATTGAACTGGTGACATTGTTtaatatatttttttaataaatggagttgaattttgtaaaacaaGCAGAAGTGTGGCGAACCCAGACAAAAATGAGAAATTATCAGCTAAGTAAGGTCGAATTTCCTTGAAGAGAAgaggttgaaaaattagGTTTTTGGGAATAGGAATTCTTTTATATTAAAAAATAATGTAAAGTAAATAAATGGACGTGAATTGTAAACGATGAAGTAAAAAAACGTatgttacacaaaacaacaGGTACGAGTTAATCAAAATGGTTTTagaatcaacttcaaagaAAGTCGTAAGGAATAAGAAAGGAACCCCAAAGTTATTGGTGAGCACCCGCTAGAGGCAATACAGtagttttgatgaagatgttgctTTGAAACTTTGAGCACGGAGTTTACCGGTGAGAACAAAAAAGGATGCTGATTTCGTACGCGTTATGTGAAAAAGACGTTAAGATTCTTAGAGGATTGAAGATAGGAGACAAAAGAGCTCATTTCGTATCTCTCTGACTTGATAGTTTTATCAATGTGTTTTTCATACGTGGCCTACATATCATCTTATTGTAAAAAGACTTACTATAAATGTGTTTTCGATTCGTTTGTGAGTGGTTTTGTGGCTCTTTTATGTTCTCATCGTTCCCTGTTTTACTTTGCCTCGTTTAAAGAACTTATGACATTTCTATACGAGGAACTATCTAAAGAACTTAAAAGCCCACCTTTATTCCCAACCACAATTGATTTGCTCAATACGGGTACTCACTAGTCAGATTTTCCATCACCATCCCATCAGGGGTTAGATATTACTTCTCAAATCGAACCTTCGTGACATACTTGTTATTTATGAGAACAATCTACCTATCAAACAAGGTTTCCTTCAATTGACCGAACTGAAATATTAACGTAGTAAAACATTAATGGACTTATCCGATGTGTTCAAAGCATTTTGTGGACTTTATCGCTTTTATCCCCTATGTCTTAACTCACTCTCCTAGTAgatattcattcaaataaaTTCTGTGTCGCAACTATTCTCGGTTTTACAATACCCTGCGACACTGACTgctattttgttttgttttgttttggtttttctGATCTGAAGTGTTAGTAAACATTGAtctcaaaacaacaacgtTCGAGTGCAAAGACGTGTTCAATCATCAGTCATCGACCAATTGTTATAAAGTTGCACAGTGTCAACGTTTCTAGCACAGTTCAGAACAATCCCAACCATCACAGAAGCACCTCGCACTTCAACAAAAGGGCATTTTGATTtaacaaccaaaatttgattcacACTGCAAAAACAATGTCCCTTGATAAACCACCCAAACCAACCCTCATTACGATCAAAAAGATCACTGATCCAGAAGATTTGGATGCCAGTATGATGCACATCTTCAATGATTGTCAATTTTCATTGGCAGGACACAAGAAATTACTTGTCCTTATGCGGAGTGTATTTAATAGAGCTTTAGAACTCAACCTATTGGattatttttctttacGGTTCACGCAGCTACTTAATCATACTTTGAAGTTCAAAAAAGGTGAGCCGAATGCAGATCGAGTCGCCAAGTTCGTTGCACATTTCGTGCGATCAGGCGCAGAAGAGGCGGCTAGAATAGAGGAATTGCACAAGGAGGAACAAGGAGACGCAGACGAAGCTGAAAGCAACTatacaaaagaagagaaagcCAAGATTGAAGCTGACACAGAGTTTGTGTCATACTTGATAAGGCATCTTCTACGTGGAATAGAAGCATCTAACAAACTGGTTCGATATAGAGTGGTTCAACTCTTTGCACTAATTATAAAGTACATGGGGGATCTCGATGCTGACATATTTCAGGTGCTTATCATATCCTTGTACAAGAGATTGAATGATCGAGAAGTTCCAATCCGAATGCAAGCTGTAATTGCTTTGGCTAGTTTTCAATACTTTGATATTAATTTTGACGAGGATGAAGAGCCAGATGTTAACGAAAAGCTGTCTATGGATAAAGTGACAAATGATTCCATTATAGAATGGCTAATGACGTGTTTGCAGCTCGACGATAGTGCTGAAGTGAGACGTACAGCAATGTTAAACACAGAAAAGAGCAAAACTACAATTAACTTACTTTTAGAAAGAGTCAAGGATATTAATAGCATCAATAGGAGAATTGTCTTCTCGAAAATCATGCCTGAGTTAGGGGGGATGACTAGCTTGAAAGCAAAACATAGGgaaattttgttgcaatATGGACTCAATGATAGAGATAAAAGCGTTGCCGAAGCTGCAATTAAACTATTGTGCAATTCGTGGTTTGACTCGTGTGAAGgtgatttgaacaaattcCTTGAGCTATTGAATGTGACCCGTAGCCAAATTGCGGAGAAAGCCATATCAACATTATTCACTGTAAGACCAGAAGTTGTgcaaaatattgaaattacaCCGGAATTCTGGAAATCGTTGACCATCGAAAGTTCGTATTTGATGAGAGCATTTTTTGCTCATTGTAATGAGCACAGACTTTACAAAGTAATTGAAACAAACTTCCCAGATCCTTTGGAATTGGCTGATACTTTAAGCAAGTACTtacaaatgcaaaataacatcaaacaaaataacaTCGAAGCTCACAAACTGTATGATGGATACATAAGAGAGATCAATGACCTCGAGGATGCGATGTTTGAGTGTGATAACTCAATGGCAGCtataaatttaaaattaCATGCTTGTGTAAAAAAGTTGCAGGTGCTTGAGAGCTCAGAGGAGGTCTTGGGTGAATCGAGAAAAGCCAAGTCACAACGTCGCAAAGAACAAAAGCAAGAGAGACAGCGGCTTCAATCTGAGgtcaatcaattggaacaagAGTTCAAGGAACATGAAGAGGAATA is a genomic window containing:
- a CDS encoding Utp4 U3 snoRNA-associated protein, yielding MDLHRCRFVDYTPHTITSLAFSQPSSPEKLAPSDLRLAVGRSNGDIEIWNPRHNWTHELTLAGSKGRSIEGLVWSSSSSNNDNESSRLFSIGGSTYITEWDLKTGRPLVNYDCNAGTIWSIDVNFKGDKLSVGCDDGSVVVVDISGGVGSLEYDIVCQRQDARVLSIKWNGDKQIVGGCADGRIRVWSYDKNTKGRILSTMRVDKSKTESTLVWTLEVLPKRNQLISGDSTGHVKVWDLKFFTLMQSFKIHDADVLCIVRDANEERFYSAGIDRKIHQYDLLHTKSSSKWVHSFNRLLHSNDIRAMAIMESKSFKVLVSGGVERAITIQPIDSFQDSKYKKLLVNQQISNVLVVPEQKFVILWQDQVVKIWKILNNGKHKLISKLILSDDENITSVDFKGNSLAVAKMTSVKIYELDEVDAENDRYMINKIRDENFDSMIAGSKKVKYITDSKLLVLTPDEELYQFSIDSENSQISLEDQIELIEHDSSSSISYNDNVKNLTLTPNYKNIVISRFNGSIEVYPLDGRDAFIVTKLSSLSSQPHLLTCRNDDQLLVLTNENKILEFNLFNQDQLLTAWSKRNSEFLPRQFTSLDDKPEGMFVKDEKLWVYGTSWICYFDLTRNIPISKLYKNISTGKKRRRDGLSLDDDIDINGDVIQLESSLKQSEIDKLKRQIKEEEDGVGGEVADDGEDEDMHERESKVFSLTEKYRPIMKVVDFGPNELLIVERPYFALPTTPAFNLPKLRI
- a CDS encoding Erg6 Delta(24)-sterol C-methyltransferase, which produces MSPVQLAEKDFDRDEKFTKALHGDSFKKTGLAALIAKSKDAASVANEGYFKHWDGGVTKEDETKRLSDYSQLTHHYYNLVTDFYEYGWGSSFHFSRYYKGEAFRQATARHEHYLAYKMNINENMKVLDVGCGVGGPGREITRFTDCEIVGLNNNDYQIERANYYAKKYNLDDKLSYVKGDFMQMDFEPETFDAVYAIEATVHAPVLEGVYSEIYKVLKPGGVFGVYEWVMTDKYDETNEEHRKIAYGIEVGDGIPKMYSRKVAEQALKNVGFEVEYEKDLADVDDDIPWYYPLAGDLKYCQSLGDLYTVFRTSKLGRLITTEAVGLMEKVGIAPKGSKQVTHALEDAAVNLVEGGRQKLFTPMMLYIARKPENAKE